The following DNA comes from Chiloscyllium plagiosum isolate BGI_BamShark_2017 unplaced genomic scaffold, ASM401019v2 scaf_8109, whole genome shotgun sequence.
CTAAGGTCAGCTGTGGTATGGACGAGGTCGCAGCGAGTTCAGAGGTTGACtcgatgacatcatcagtgaaggGCAGGATAAGGTTTGGGGGGTTGATGGGATAGGGCCACGGCGAGTTCAGAGGTTGATGGGAAAAGGTCACGTTGACCGCAGAGATCAGTGGACTACGGTCACGCTGAATTCAGAGATTCATAGGATAAGGTCACGGTGAGTTCAGGGGTTGACGGGATAAGGTCACGGTGAGTTCATTGATTCTAGAAGAAGAGATGGCAGTGCCCTTATGGCGTTGGTCATGTGTCTTACAGCACCTTCCCCGCCCACAGGCTTGGTAAACAGCGACCAGGGGTGGGGAGGGTATCTATGCCGTAGGTCAGAGTGGGTGGGCGCGCGGGTATTGCATGTGGCATTTCCCACGGGGCTGGCGTGACTCCCCGCCCAACCCTGACCTCCCCCTGCTTGGCTTTCAGGCCGGTACTGCACCGAGGACGTGGATGAGTGCCAGCTGCAGCCTAACCTGTGCCAGAACGGGGGCACATGCACCAACGTGGACGGTGGCTACGGCTGCATCTGCGTCAACGGCTGGTCCGGCCAGGACTGCGGCGAGAACATCAACGACTGCACCGAGACCTCCTGTGCGCACGGTGCCACCTGCCATGACAAGGTGGCAAACTTTGTGTGCGAGTGCCCGCCAGGTAAAAAAGGTAAGCCCTGCCCCAGGTTCGGCCACATAAGGAGGGTCTCGGGGTGTCTGTGGAACTTGGGGCGGGTTTCCCTATCGTCAGTTTGGAGTCCGGGTTGGGGGAGTAAGTGATCTACCTCAACCCACCTTGAGTGTGAAAGCCCCATTGACTTGACACCAACGCATGCAGATCCACGCGCCCAGGATCAGCAGCAGGAATCCTGCCTTTGCTGTGGGAACGGATTTGAGTGATCCCACTGGGCAGGACTTAGGTGGATCACCAGTTTGACCGTACTCACTCATCGACGGAGAGCAAAAGTGGCCTTAGCTCTAGCATCGACGTTGTCCTGTTCCCAGCAGTCTTATCAAGGTCAAATTTATTCCCGAGGTCGTACAGTGAACCGTTGGAAGCCTCACTCTACTTGGGCGACAGCGGAAGTTGGGAATGTCAACTTCCCGATGGCCAGTCAGACGGAATCCTGTCGGGAGGTACCATGTCGGTACTCCGTCTGTGAGGAATTTGAAATTTGGGAAGTGTGACAGCGAAACGGTGACCAACGCCCCCAATGCCGGTGTTTCCTTGTAACGCCTCAGGGTCCATCTGTGGGAGACTGGGAATGACACCACCCATTTGTATAGCAATCTCATACGCTAGAGGGTGACTCAAAGGGGTTTCCAGCCAATCAGGTACTTTGGGAGTGGAGGCACGGCAGCAGAGCAAGGGTCAGATGTTCTGGGTTTTCTTTTGGAGATATTGATTGGGGGGATTGCATTAGTCAGGATTACGAATGTAATTCCTCTCTCCTTCTTGGGGAATCCATTGTGAGAGGCCTGAGATGGCCCCAGTTGAAGGTCAGCTCTGAAAGATGACACCTTGTGCACCCTACTCTCGACACAGGactttgggtggggtgggggggagcgtgGTCAGCTTGGATCTTTCAACCAAAATTAGTGGGATTTGTTTTCTCTGACCGCGAGTCACAATGGAGACGCACTGTACCACAGTGCTAGAGATCAGGGATGAGAACAAATGACTAACGCACAATGGCCCACTGGTttgcaccgctgcctcacagctccagggatccaggtttgattccactttcggctgactgtccgtgtggagtttgtacattctccccgtatctgcgtgagGTCTCTCCAAgcccctctggtttcctcccacaatccaaaggcgcgcaggttagtgtggatttgccatgctaagttgATCCAtggtgtccaggctaggtgggatGGGATGGGAAACGCGGGGTGACAGGGCTAGGGtgtgcctgggtgggatgctctttcggAAGGCCAGCCTGGACacgctgggccgaatggcctgctcccacgcCGTGGGGGATTCCACGACTTATTTCCCCGTCAAAGACCTCACCTCGTGCGGCTCTCCAAAAACCCGAGCTGGTTCTCACTGGTTGGCTGTAAACGTTCGGTAACTCAGCCACCCTCTCCTCAATCAGAGACTCGAGTGATTCACCGTGGATGGCCATTCGGCTGACGGATGGCGAATTCCCTGGTTTCCCCCTCTCTCCTGTAGCGGAGAGATGCTGATAGTTCGGCGACGCAAACGGGTCAGGGCTTCAGTGCGGCAGATAGAAACGTGGAAACTGAGACCATCAGCCGGATTAGCCGCCATATTGGCGAACAGCAGCACAGACacgagggaccgaatggcctgctcctgttcttgAATCACTGCGTTCCTCCGAAACAGGGGAGGGGTGGCGTTAAAGTTGAATTCCGACCCGGTTGGGGGCGAAATCGGGGAGCATTCCTTCCAACAAGAGCTCACGGGGGAACTCCGTCTCCAACCGGAAAAGGTGACAGACTCCAGGGAGGGTTGGGCGCTTTCCAAGACTGCCACCGAAAAGGTAGCTGTTGGGTGAGGGGTCTCGAACGCGTCGGAGCCCCCCCCTCCGTCCAGGTCCTCTTTGGGTAGAGAGTCGGATGATCTGTGCCGAATCACCTGTTTGCTCCTTTATCCCAGGCCTGTTCTGCCAACTGGACGATCCGTGTATCAATAACCCGTGCCACGCGAATGCGGTCTGCGAGATGAACCCCCTGACAGGGGAGGCCATGTGCGAGTGCCCGCTTGGATTCACGGGGCAGTCATGCAAGCACGACATTAACGAGTGCTCGATGGGTAAGTCCGACTGGGCCTGGACTTGAGGCACTCAGCTCTCCCGGTCTCACATCCTTTTACACCGCCCTCCATCACCGCACCCCCTGACCCGtacagtctccatggagtcccaTAGGCTAGAAGAATtgattgcccccccccccccacccacaacaATGACAgagcagtacggtggctcagtggtcagcccggctgcctcacagcgccagggtcctgggttcgattccagcctctggcgactgtctgtgtggagtttgcacattctccccccgtgtctgtgtgggtttcctccagtttcctcccacaatccaaaggtgtgcaggttagggtggattggccatgtgaaattgcccgcggtgttcagggatgtgtaagttaggtggattggccgtgatgAATTagcatagtgtctagggatgaaaacgtgttgctggaaaagcgcagcaggtcaggcagcatccaaggagcaggagaatcgacgtttcgggcataagcccttcttcagggatgtccaggttaggtggattggccatgctaacttacccATAGTGTCTCGGGATGtgtgggttgggtgggttagccatgggaaatgcagggttacatcgatggggtgggtctggatgggatgcttttttggAGGCTCAGttaggactcaatgggctgaagggcctgcatcCTCgcagtggggattctatgattctaacaacGATAATGTCTCCTTTAACAATCACCAGAAAGGTTTGTGAACAGACAGATTATGGTACACAGGGATTATAAAGTACCCGTTGAGTGACAGACACAGCAAAGGGAGGCCTCACTGGGAtaccccccctcaccccccaccccacccccgtcgGCTAATCTGGTGTCGATTTCAGTTTCAAATCCCCCTCAGGCAGACTTCCATCTCGTTTCCCTTGAGGGTTTCATGACCACTTCTGGTGGGATTCCGTCATCACATCCCCGCACTGTGGCGGTGCACTTTTCCGGAACCTTCCTCAGCTCCGTTCACCTCGGTCTCGCCTCACCAGAAGTACCCACTGGAGTAACCGCTCGGTCAGTCCCTTCCAAACTGTTGGATCGAGGTCAGTGGCATTACAGGAGCCGCACTTCCTCGTGCTCCGACCCTGAAGCAGACCACCAAAGCAGCTTCAGAGTCGAAACgcgcgttgctggaaaagcgcggctggtcaggcagcaacccaGCAGCAGGAGAGCCGaggtttcaggcataggcccctCACCGGGAATGTGGGAGGGCTCAGGGATAAACGGAAGGCGTGTGGGGCTGCGGGGAAGGTGGATGGGAATGCCATAGGTAGGTAAGGGCAGGATGTGATGGtgacaggtcggagaggagggtggggtggataggtgggaaggaagatggacaagtaggacaggtcgagagggcagtgccgagttggagggttagatctgggatgaggtggaggttggggggggggggggcaggggagatgaggaagctggtgaagccgacgttgatgccatgtggttggacgTTCCTCGgccgctgcctgaccggctgtacttttcctgcGCCAACCTATCAGGTCTGACCCCCAGCATGTGCAGCCCTCACTCTGTCCGCCAGGTAAATATTACTGCCCGGCTAACTTCTGAACGTTGGCAAAGTATGAGATCGAGACCCGCCCACTGGCCAAGAGAAGGCATGGCATTCTGTGATCTTGAACGAAAAGCGACAAACGTTATTTAGCGCAGCAGTGCAGTCTAAAGTAGACTCGCTTCCAGCACCCAGATTTAACGTGCTATTTACAAATGATAGACCGCGATCAAACACTTTACACAAACTAAATGATAAATAGGATCCCACAGATCCCTCAGCAATTACACCTCAGAAATTAATGGCACCAAGTGTCAACAAATCCCAACAAATCTCTCAGGGGATTATTATAATGCTTCACATTTGGGCATTTGGACTTAATTGCCCATCCTTTCCTGAGTCTGAGCTCCTCCAAACTGTAGAAACCTCTCTCTGACATTCACTGATTGCTAGACCTCCCGCTCTTCGCCAATCTCCAGCCTCACGGAGCCAGTCCTGACCCTGGGCGTTTCTACAATCTCTTTTCTTGTTCAGTTACGTCAGCAAATGCTGCTTTTCAGCTCCCCGCTCCCTCAGCTGCGCTGACATCTTAATGCCCAAAGGCTTCTCCTCAGCCTTCCGTCGTGTCCCCCGACACAGAGCCAGCAACCCGAACACTTTCTCAATTCCCCCGACAAAGCCTTCAGAGCCCCGACTCTGGCACTCAGCTGCTGACCAGTTCCGAGAACTTCTCCCTGAGTTCTAACGGCCTGGAGCCGCACAACTGCATCTCACTCCTTAATGAGTCCGTCACTCTGAAtctgtctcctcatctcactcaCCGCCCGGAACCCCCCCTGTCAGTGAATTTCGAATTATCCTGGGGGCCCAAGGTGAAAATCTTTCAGTGTGTCCCTCTGCTATTTCTGGGCAGGAATTGAATTTGACTTCTAGAAATTTTGGGAACTCATTGTTCCAAAAGTGTGGCAGGCTCCCTCAGCGCAAACATGGACAACCATGAGGGGATGCCAACACACTCAGTAAATACTAACCAGCTACAAGGAATGACCAAGAACATCCATTGTTGGAGtcccactgcactgttggtgccccatcccctcccctcGGAGACTGACCGAGTGCTGCGATCTTCACTGGACAGATGCTAATCCCTGTGAACTGAATGGGCACTGCGTGAACACAGTGGGCTCCTTCGAGTGCCACTGCCTGGCAGGATACACGGGCGCCCGATGCGAGCTGGACATCAACGAGTGCCGGTCGAATCCGTGCCGGAATGAAGCCACGTGCCTGGACCAGATCGGCGGGTTCAAGTGCATCTGCATGGCAGGTAAGATCACCGTAGGAATAGAGTGTACCGTGGccatcaggatggtgggtaaggtcaccgtcaggacggtgggtaaggtcaccgtcaggatggtgggtaaggtcaccgtcaggatggtgggtaaggtcaccgtcaggacggtgggtaaggtcactgtcaggatggtgggtaaggtcaccgtcaggatggtgggtaaggtcaccgtcaggatggtgggtaaggtcaccgtcaggatggtgggtaaggtcaccgtcaggatggtgggtaaggtcaccgtcaggatggtgggtaaggtcaccgtcaggatggtgggtaaggtcaccgtcaggatggtgggtaaggtcaccgtcaggatggtgggtaaggtcaccgtcaggatggtgggtaaggtcaccgtcaggatggtgggtaaggtcaccgtcaggatggtgggtaaggtcaccgtcaggatggtgggtaaggtcaccgtcaggatggtgggtaaggtcaccgtcaggatggtgggtaaggtcaccgtcaggatggtgggtaaggtcaccgtcaggatggtgggtaaggtcaccgtcaggatggtgggtaaggtcaccgtcaggatggtgggtaaggtcaccgtcaggatggtgggtaaggtcaccgtcaggatggtgggtaaggtcaccgtcaggatggtgggtaaggtcaccgtcaggatggtgggtaaggtcaccgtcaggatggtgggtaaggtcaccgtcaggatggtgggtaaggtcaccgtcaggatggtgggtaaggtcaccgtcaggatggtgggtaaggtcaccgtcaggatggtgggtaaggtcaccgtcaggatggtgggtaaggtcaccgtcaggatggtgggtaaggtcaccgtcaggatggtgggtaaggtcaccgtcaggatggtgggtaaggtcaccgtcaggatggtgggtaaggtcaccgtcaggatggtgggtaaggtcaccgtcaggatggtgggtaaggtcaccgtcaggatggtgggtaaggtcaccgtcaggatggtgggtaaggtcaccgtcaggatggtgggtaaggtcaccgtcaggatggtgggtaaggtcaccgtcaggatggtgggtaaggtcaccgtcaggatggtgggtaaggtcaccgtcaggatggtgggtaaggtcaccgtcaggatggtgggtaaggtcaccgtcaggatggtgggtaaggtcaccgtcaggatggtgggtaaggtcaccgtcaggatggtgggtaaggtcaccgtcaggatggtgggtaaggtcaccgtcaggatggtgggtaaggtcaccgtcaggatggtgggtaaggtcaccgtcaggatggtgggtaaggtcaccgtcaggatggtgggtaaggtcaccgtcaggatggtgggtaaggtcaccgtcaggatggtgggtaaggtcaccgtcaggatggtgggtaaggtcaccgtcaggatggtgggtaaggtcaccgtcaggatggtgggtaaggtcaccgtcaggatggtgggtaaggtcaccgtcaggatggtgggtaaggtcaccgtcaggatggtgggtaaggtcaccgtcaggatggtgggtaaggtcaccgtcaggatggtgggtaaggtcaccgtcaggatggtgggtaaggtcaccgtcaggatggtgggtaaggtcaccgtcaggatggtgggtaaggtcaccgtcaggatggtgggtaaggtcaccgtcaggatggtgggtaaggtcaccgtcaggatggtgggtaaggtcaccgtcaggatggtgggtaaggtcaccgtcaggatggtgggtaaggtcaccgtcaggatggtgggtaaggtcaccgtcaggatggtgggtaaggtcaccgtcaggatggtgggtaaggtcaccgtcaggatggtgggtaaggtcaccgtcaggatggtgggtaaggtcaccgtcaggatggtgggtaaggtcaccgtcaggatggtgggtaaggtcaccgtcaggatggtgggtaaggtcaccgtcaggatggtgggtaaggtcaccgtcaggatggtgggtaaggtcaccgtcaggatggtgggtaaggtcaccgtcaggatggtgggtaaggtcaccgtcaggatggtgggtaaggtcaccgtcaggatggtgggtaaggtcaccgtcaggatggtgggtaaggtcaccgtcaggatggtgggtaaggtcaccgtcaggatggtgggtaaggtcaccgtcaggatggtgggtaaggtcaccgtcaggatggtgggtaaggtcaccgtcaggatggtgggtaaggtcaccgtcaggatggtgggtaaggtcaccgtcaggatggtgggtaaggtcaccgtcaggatggtgggtaaggtcaccgtcaggatggtgggtaaggtcaccgtcaggatggtgggtaaggtcaccgtcaggatggtgggtaaggtcaccgtcaggatggtgggtaaggtcaccgtcaggatggtgggtaaggtcaccgtcaggatggtgggtaaggtcaccgtcaggatggtgggtaaggtcaccgtcaggatggtgggtaaggtcaccgtcaggatggtgggtaaggtcaccgtcaggatggtgggtaaggtcaccgtcaggatggtgggtaaggtcaccgtcaggatggtgggtaaggtcaccgtcaggatggtgggtaaggtcaccgtcaggatggtgggtaaggtcaccgtcaggatggtgggtaaggtcaccgtcaggatggtgggtaaggtcaccgtcaggatggtgggtaaggtcaccgtcaggatggtgggtaaggtcaccgtcaggatggtgggtaaggtcaccgtcaggatggtgggtaaggtcaccgtcaggatggtgggtaaggtcaccgtcaggatggtgggtaaggtcaccgtcaggatggtgggtaaggtcaccgtcaggatggtgggtaaggtcaccgtcaggatggtgggtaaggtcaccgtcaggatggtgggtaaggtcaccgtcaggatggtgggtaaggtcaccgtcaggatggtgggtaaggtcaccgtcaggatggtgggtaaggtcaccgtcaggatggtgggtgagggtaaggtcaccgtcaggatggagGGTAAGGTCATTGTCAGGATgttgggtaaggtcaccgtcaggatggtgggtaaggtcactgtcaggatggagggaaaggtcactgtcaggatggtgggtaaggtcactgtcaggatggtgggtaagatcgccgtcaggatggtgggtaaggtcactgtcaggatggtgggtaagctcactgtcaggatggaGAGTAAGGTCAGTTTCAGGATgttgggtaaggtcaccgtcaggatggtgggtaaggtcaccgacAGGATgttgggtaaggtcactgtcaggatggtgggtaaggtcaccgtcagggtGGTGGGTAAGGTGACTGTCAgggtggtgggtaaggtcaccgtcaggatggtgggtaaggtcactgtcaggatggtgagtacggtcactgtcaggatgctgggtaaggtcactgtcaggatggtgggtaaggtcactgtcaggatggag
Coding sequences within:
- the si:ch73-281k2.5 gene encoding neurogenic locus notch homolog protein 3 is translated as FTGRFCEVNVDDCEGHQCQNGGTCVDRVSSYDCKCPSTWTGRYCTEDVDECQLQPNLCQNGGTCTNVDGGYGCICVNGWSGQDCGENINDCTETSCAHGATCHDKVANFVCECPPGKKGLFCQLDDPCINNPCHANAVCEMNPLTGEAMCECPLGFTGQSCKHDINECSMDANPCELNGHCVNTVGSFECHCLAGYTGARCELDINECRSNPCRNEATCLDQIGGFKCICMA